The following proteins are encoded in a genomic region of Zea mays cultivar B73 chromosome 9, Zm-B73-REFERENCE-NAM-5.0, whole genome shotgun sequence:
- the LOC542502 gene encoding translocon at outer membrane of chloroplast34 encodes MASPIPREWVGLQQFPPATQTELHELLGKLKEEDVSTLTILVMGKGGVGKSSTVNSIVGERIATVSAFQSEGLRPMMWSRTRAGFTLNIIDTPGLIEGGYINEQAVDIIKRFLLGKTIDVLLYVDRLDAYRMDTLDGQVIRAITNSFGKDIWRRSLVVLTHAQLSPPDGIEYNDFFTRRSEALLRYIHSGAGIKKREYGDFPLPIALVENSGRCKTNEHGEKILPDGTPWVPKLMKEITVVISNGSKPIHVDQKLIDGPNPNNRWKMFIPIILAVEYFLVVKGIRRAIHADIANGKVDDWEQRYRDLVGSRDPVEQKGSTTRNRKA; translated from the exons ATGGCGTCGCCAATACCGCGCGAGTGGGTCGGGCTGCAGCAGTTTCCTCCggccacccagaccgagctgcacGAGCTCCTCGGCAAGCTCAAGGAGGAG GATGTGAGCACATTGACAATTCTGGTGATGGGGAAAGGCGGAGTGGGGAAGTCATCTACTGTTAACTCCATCGTCGGGGAGAGGATCGCCACTGTCAGCGCTTTCCAG TCTGAGGGTCTGAGACCGATGATGTGGTCGCGCACAAGGGCAGGGTTCACCTTGAACATTATCGACACTCCTGGGCTTATTGAAGGTGGATACATTAATGAGCAGGCTGTTGACATCATTAAGAG ATTTCTTCTGGGCAAGACTATTGATGTTCTCCTGTATGTGGATCGTTTGGATGCGTACAGAATGGATACACTTGATGGACAGGTTATAAGAGCCATCACCAATTCATTTGGAAAAGATATTTGGCGAAGATCATTGGTTGTGTTGACCCATGCTCAACTCTCACCACCTGATGGAATCGAGTATAATGATTTCTTTACAAGAAGGTCAGAGGCACTTTTGCGATACATCCACTCGGGAGCAGGAATCAAGAAACGAGAATATGGG GATTTCCCTTTGCCAATAGCATTGGTAGAGAACAGTGGAAGGTGCAAGACTAACGAGCATGGGGAGAAG ATACTTCCGGATGGAACTCCGTGGGTTCCAAAACTGATGAAAGAAATTACTGTTGTTATCTCAAACGGGAGCAAGCCCATTCATGTTGATCAGAAGTTAATTGATGGTCCAAACCCTAACAATCGCTGGAAGATGTTCATACCAATTATACTTGCTGTGGAG TACTTCTTGGTAGTAAAAGGAATCCGGAGGGCGATCCATGCAGATATCGCAAATGGGAAGGTGGATGACTGGGAGCAGCGTTACCGGGACTTGGTTGGAAGCAGGGACCCTGTGGAGCAGAAAGGTTCTACCACCCGGAACCGCAAAGCCTAA
- the LOC103639375 gene encoding uncharacterized protein LOC103639375, with amino-acid sequence MNLSEDWRSVFPVCAVFAAPSVDPLPAAAASRGPLHFSPLPPRTPLLSLPYPIPLPRSSTRGLNRFLRSFVRGTSFLPRSDFDYLADTLIPQPSSSSPPSNLLAVLRLSCSLILFFPYGENAEHVAFVTLDATTVTGSTPLSPVVQSDGFMHPGHRIQQLVTTANESSWPSQLEDNPEGFLLAVTMYSLNWFRVESQDLGTSVLVPIAKQQVDSVIVHACWSRHLPSECVVLLESGELCWFNLDTRQGGKIKIDVGSKDDTGEWLSCDYGAQPWMIIVASSKSILLIDLRFGDRGQYKVLARVGMPGLLETDPFAEADQYLAFCRGGLDHFHFSVVTKRYLILLDLRQPLTPVLAWQHELKSPSNVAMFRLSELRPSKEHEWASNSGFAILVGSFKTGEFSVFCYGPKEQGCPDNSHLYAWDLPSRFSLTGHHCSCSSGRMKDVFSMPVSRDEYASKWSKNSIIGYYVLPNHLSVSETSFTGFALVCLTAMGKLEMQRYRASADSHNDIPCDESKHTARASNLAIFPDTPYDNFSLRYSLMKLRFLSEYLEGNLCNALVKHGSSINKEMGHIIISEAVSEYAKENSSSLPHPVSDFLCNVSIPMNIFEISCQRILNGLPSDILHVTFSKYSDMLACSTEKTLCEHLDVPTCLTNTKLRPFLLAKPSSISYNLTSKVRSPDALVGPVLPIPVLLALEEKSKDAESSSQGVPIETDSINDRCREVFEALDPVISIADTDNGNGWPASQELDEGKSYFSYEPQIEHRFSMGRSTRKEEKEDQNQDDLHRSSTLYEDKVFTTFVCGKAKVPDSPEQAATLFDFGPVRIDFDTPAMEIQPAEEKVYKCLRKQFVTWRNNFKPYQDFCSTHKIPKLRQ; translated from the coding sequence ATGAACCTCTCCGAGGATTGGCGCTCCGTCTTCCCGGTTTGTGCCGTCTTCGCTGCGCCGTCCGTTGACCCGCTgcctgccgccgccgcctcccgcgGCCCCCTCCACTTCTCCCCTCTCCCGCCGCGCACCCCGTTGCTCTCCCTCCCCTACCCCATCCCATTGCCGCGCTCCTCCACCCGCGGCCTGAACCGCTTCCTCCGCTCTTTTGTCCGAGGCACCTCCTTCCTCCCGCGCTCCGACTTTGACTACCTCGCTGACACACTCATCCCCCAACCGTCTTCATCTTCTCCGCCTTCCAATCTGCTCGCCGTCCTCCGGCTCTCGTGCTCTCTCATTCTCTTTTTCCCCTACGGCGAGAATGCGGAGCATGTTGCCTTTGTTACTCTGGATGCCACCACTGTCACTGGTTCCACGCCTCTCTCGCCGGTCGTTCAGAGTGATGGGTTTATGCACCCGGGCCACCGCATCCAGCAGCTTGTTACCACTGCTAATGAGTCGTCATGGCCGTCGCAGCTGGAAGACAACCCTGAGGGGTTCCTGCTTGCTGTGACAATGTACTCCCTGAATTGGTTCAGGGTTGAGTCACAGGATTTGGGGACTTCTGTCTTAGTGCCTATTGCCAAGCAGCAGGTTGACTCTGTAATTGTGCATGCTTGTTGGAGCAGGCATTTGCCATCCGAATGTGTTGTGTTGCTGGAGAGTGGGGAGCTGTGCTGGTTCAATCTGGACACACGTCAAGGTGGAAAGATAAAAATTGATGTTGGCAGCAAGGATGACACTGGGGAATGGCTAAGCTGTGACTATGGGGCACAACCATGGATGATAATCGTCGCGAGTTCAAAATCCATCCTTTTGATCGACTTAAGATTTGGGGATCGTGGTCAATACAAGGTTTTGGCGAGAGTTGGAATGCCAGGACTGCTTGAAACTGATCCTTTTGCTGAGGCAGATCAGTACCTTGCATTCTGCAGGGGTGGGCTTGATCATTTCCATTTCTCAGTGGTGACAAAGCGATACTTGATTCTCCTCGATTTGAGACAGCCATTGACGCCTGTGTTGGCGTGGCAGCATGAGCTGAAAAGTCCTAGTAATGTTGCTATGTTTCGACTTTCTGAATTGAGGCCTTCCAAGGAGCATGAGTGGGCATCAAATTCTGGTTTTGCTATTTTGGTTGGTTCGTTCAAGACAGGGGAGTTCAGTGTTTTCTGTTATGGACCTAAAGAGCAAGGCTGTCCAGATAACTCTCACCTGTATGCTTGGGATCTTCCTTCACGGTTTTCGCTGACAGGTCATCACTGCAGCTGCAGCAGCGGAAGAATGAAAGATGTATTCTCAATGCCTGTTTCAAGAGATGAATATGCTTCAAAATGGAGTAAAAACTCCATTATTGGCTACTATGTGCTTCCAAACCACCTCTCAGTTTCAGAGACATCATTTACTGGCTTTGCTTTGGTCTGCTTGACAGCCATGGGGAAATTAGAAATGCAAAGGTACCGTGCATCTGCAGATTCACACAATGATATCCCATGTGATGAATCAAAACATACAGCCAGGGCTAGTAATTTAGCTATATTTCCTGACACTCCGTATGACAATTTCTCCCTTAGATATAGTTTAATGAAGTTGCGTTTCCTATCTGAGTATCTTGAAGGCAATCTGTGCAATGCATTGGTAAAGCATGGTTCTAGTATCAATAAAGAGATGGGCCATATTATTATCAGTGAAGCTGTGTCGGAATATGCAAAAGAGAACTCTAGTTCATTGCCCCACCCAGTTTCAGATTTTTTATGCAATGTTAGTATTCCCATGAACATTTTTGAAATTTCTTGCCAGAGAATATTGAATGGCCTGCCATCAGACATCCTGCATGTCACCTTCTCCAAATACAGTGACATGCTAGCATGCAGCACAGAGAAGACCTTATGTGAACATTTAGATGTTCCTACCTGTTTGACGAACACTAAACTTAGACCTTTCCTGTTGGCAAAACCTTCAAGCATAAGTTACAATCTGACTAGCAAAGTACGCTCTCCAGATGCCCTTGTTGGTCCAGTACTACCCATACCTGTTCTGCTTGCGCTGGAAGAGAAAAGCAAGGATGCAGAAAGCTCTTCTCAGGGAGTACCCATAGAAACTGATTCCATAAATGATCGATGTAGAGAAGTTTTTGAAGCCCTGGATCCTGTAATATCCATTGCTGACACTGACAACGGCAATGGATGGCCTGCTTCACAAGAACTGGATGAAGGAAAGTCCTATTTTAGTTATGAGCCTCAGATTGAACATAGGTTCAGTATGGGTAGAAGTACCAGAAAGGAGGAGAAAGAAGATCAAAACCAAGATGATCTGCATAGGTCTTCAACGCTATATGAGGATAAGGTCTTCACAACATTTGTTTGCGGAAAAGCCAAAGTTCCTGATTCACCTGAACAAGCTGCAACTTTGTTCGATTTCGGCCCAGTGAGGATAGATTTTGATACCCCAGCCATGGAAATTCAGCCTGCCGAGGAAAAGGTGTACAAATGTTTGAGGAAACAATTTGTAACATGGCGAAACAATTTCAAGCCATACCAAGATTTTTGTAGCACACATAAAATACCAAAGCTGAGGCAATGA